A single genomic interval of Melanotaenia boesemani isolate fMelBoe1 chromosome 4, fMelBoe1.pri, whole genome shotgun sequence harbors:
- the LOC121637863 gene encoding basement membrane-specific heparan sulfate proteoglycan core protein-like, which produces MDSSTALLIFCFLICSVAAQAPVVTVEPRTATVRQGESASFRCQAKSTVQPVQLEWSKTNAQALPDNVKVGPDGSVLTVANARPGNQGQYHCVAVSSAGRSSAKAVLNVKHAPKLRLTPAGPLRVRMGEPVMVQCRFSGRPRPTVSWKHEGSTLQLVSTETNDVSTIKWSAIHPEESGVYICQAENNEGMSEVKIQIIVEGPPGSPVASVTVEEITAVEGQTVTMECQARGSPPPDISWSKLRAPLPWKHTVVNGVLTLTNVGRQDSGQYICNATNIHGYSEAYTQMEVDSPPYATCLPDQVRLQPGDALQLQCLSHGSHPIQFSWTRVGRAALPAGAETTKDGKLLIARVRQSDSGTYKCVATNHVGSSEALAKVIIQG; this is translated from the exons ATGGATTCATCTACTGCGCTTCTCATCTTTTGCTTTCTAATATGTTCAG TGGCTGCTCAGGCTCCTGTTGTCACTGTGGAACCCCGGACGGCTACTGTGCGCCAAGGGGAGTCTGCCAGTTTTAGGTGCCAAGCGAAGAGCACCGTACAACCTGTCCAACTGGAGTGGAGTAAAACTAATGCTCAAGCATTGCCAG ACAATGTGAAGGTCGGTCCTGATGGGTCTGTGTTGACAGTTGCCAATGCTCGACCAGGAAACCAGGGCCAATACCACTGTGTGGCCGTCAGCTCTGCAGGCCGCAGCTCTGCCAAAGCTGTGCTGAACGTCAAAC ATGCTCCTAAATTACGACTGACACCAGCGGGACCACTCCGGGTCAGAATGGGTGAGCCTGTGATGGTGCAATGTCGCTTCTCGGGCAGGCCTCGCCCCACAGTGTCCTGGAAACACGAAGGCTCAACCCTGCAGCTGGTCTCCACAGAGACAAATGATGTCAGCACTATAAAG TGGTCTGCTATACACCCAGAGGAGTCAGGAGTGTATATTTGCCAAGCTGAGAACAATGAAGGGATGTCAGAAGTGAAAATTCAGATCATTGTCGAGGGGCCCCCTGGATCGCCTGTGGCTTCAGTGACGGTTGAAGAAATAACAGCGGTGGAGGGGCAAACAGTCACAATGGAGTGTCAGGCCAGAG GTTCCCCTCCTCCTGACATCTCCTGGTCCAAGCTACGTGCACCATTGCCATGGAAACATACTGTAGTCAATGGAGTTCTGACTCTGACTAACGTGGGACGGCAAGACTCAGGACAATACATTTGTAATGCAACAAACATACATGGCTACAGTGAGGCGTACACGCAGATGGAGGTGGACA GCCCCCCATACGCCACCTGCCTGCCTGACCAGGTGAGGCTCCAGCCCGGAGATGCCCTGCAGTTGCAATGCCTCTCTCACGGCTCTCATCCCATCCAGTTTTCCTGGACTCGGGTGGGCAGGGCTGCTTTACCTGCTGGAGCAGAGACCACAAAGGATGGAAAGCTGCTGATAGCCCGTGTTAGACAGAGCGACAGCGGAACATACAAGTGTGTGGCCACCAACCACGTTGGCTCCAGTGAGGCTCTGGCTAAGGTCATAATACAAG GCTGA